A stretch of the Rosa rugosa chromosome 5, drRosRugo1.1, whole genome shotgun sequence genome encodes the following:
- the LOC133711834 gene encoding uncharacterized protein LOC133711834 has translation MDASLAVKCTHSGQSFMFCINQYMSYAHLFEYICEQFKFSATDDIELHYSLPGCAIFFLRNDDDFKMLFSDDYLTEAFRTEVQKSYLSNEWASYIQCVGQKFRGGSPEFRDRLRKYAIEVGFSFVFIRNDWDRIHAVCSNWGTEGCEWNVRGYVLPANGCFIIGELDNVHSCKGVLRKQKHELLGSKIVKSCIEEDISYNLSLKPREIISKFKSAYGFDISYKVAWKAKQKAREMIYGSEADSFNMLTWYREAVFETNPGSSFVLEVDSSSNRFQRLFLAYAGCVRGFEFCLPILYVDGTFGKSVYKGQILCATGKNGNHGFFPLAMCVCDSETDANWSFFFQHLKNLLEPQGRKITFISDRGVGLLSAFDKIFPGNPHLFCYKHLVHNLMTKYNGKGSSVLKDDVKKKFFELAYSCTEKEYRFHLRELREAGGADIIDPFLADLPVQNWCRAFFPGCRYGIMANSIAESFNAWFAVEREMPVYTMLDQTRIRVMQMMGERRDEAQLWTSQLTPVMEGRLKEGMEKACRFNVHYSHTNVYEVRSKYSYVVDLGTPSCSCKKWEINCFPCCHGLAAIQAASLDVYAFMDKHFYVDYYKKCYDFPIYPISNVDMASSESASNDFILPPNAKRPPGRPRLKRFKSRGECEKKLIRCGRCGKMGQHNKKTCTEPI, from the exons ATGGATGCTTCCTTGGCTGTTAAGTGCACTCATTCTGGACAAAGTTTCATGTTTTGTATTAATCAATATATGAGCTATGCTCATTTGtttgaatacatttgtgaacaGTTCAAGTTTTCTGCAACTGATGATATTGAGCTTCATTATTCGCTTCCTGGATGcgctattttttttcttcgcaATGATGATGATTTCAAGATGCTGTTTAGCG ATGATTACCTCACTGAGGCATTTAGGACTGAAGTTCAAAAGTCTTACTTGTCAAATGAGTGGGCTAGTTACATTCAATGTGTAGGGCAGAAATTTCGTGGCGGTTCCCCTGAGTTTCGAGACAGGCTCAGAAAGTATGCTATTGAAGTTGGGTTCAGCTTTGTATTTATTAGAAATGACTGGGACAGAATTCATGCAGTTTGTTCCAATTGGGGAACCGAAGGATGTGAGTGGAATGTCCGTGGTTATGTATTGCCTGCAAATGGTTGCTTTATTATTGGTGAGTTGGACAATGTCCATTCTTGCAAAGGTGTTCTTCGAAAGCAAAAACATGAGCTTTTGGGATCAAAAATTGTCAAGTCATGTATTGAAGAGGACATTAGCTATAACTTGTCATTGAAGCCAAGGGAAATTATCAGCAAGTTCAAGTCAGCTTATGGGTTTGATATATCATACAAGGTTGCTTGGAAAGCAAAGCAGAAGGCTAGGGAAATGATTTATGGCTCTGAGGCTGATTCGTTTAACATGTTAACATGGTATAGGGAAGCTGTATTTGAGACGAACCCCggttcttcttttgttttggaaGTTGATTCATCGAGTAATCGGTTCCAGAGGCTTTTCCTAGCTTATGCAGGCTGTGTTCGTGGCTTTGAATTCTGTCTTCCCATCTTGTATGTCGATGGGACTTTTGGGAAGAGTGTCTACAAGGGGCAGATACTTTGTGCAACCGGAAAGAATGGAAATCATG GTTTCTTTCCTCTTGCAATGTGTGTCTGTGATTCTGAGACTGATGCTAATTGGTCCTTTTTCTTCCAACACTTGAAGAACTTGCTGGAACCTCAAGGTAGAAAGATCACTTTTATTAGTGATCGCGGTGTTGGACTATTGAGTGCTTTCGATAAGATATTTCCTGGTAATCCTCATCTTTTCTGTTACAAGCACTTGGTGCATAACCTCATGACTAAATACAACGGTAAAGGCTCTTCTGTTTTGAAAGATGATGTTAAAAAGAAGTTTTTTGAGTTGGCATATTCATGCACTGAAAAGGAATATCGTTTTCATTTAAGAGAGTTGAGAGAAGCTGGTGGTGCTGATATTATAGATCCGTTTCTTGCTGATCTGCCTGTTCAAAACTGGTGCCGTGCATTTTTCCCTGGATGCCGTTATGGAATTATGGCTAATAGTATAGCTGAATCTTTTAATGCTTGGTTTGCTGTTGAGCGGGAGATGCCAGTGTACACTATGCTTGATCAGACTCGGATTAGGGTGATGCAGATGATGGGTGAGAGGAGAGATGAGGCACAGCTTTGGACCTCACAACTTACTCCTGTTATGGAGGGTCGTTTGAAAGAAGGTATGGAGAAAGCTTGCCGTTTCAATGTGCATTACTCCCATACAAATGTTTATGAGGTTAGATCAAAGTATTCTTATGTTGTGGACCTTGGAACTCCTTCGTGCTCATGTAAAAAATGGGAGATTAACTGCTTCCCTTGCTGCCACGGTCTTGCTGCAATTCAAGCTGCCTCATTGGATGTTTATGCTTTTATGGATAAGCATTTTTATGTTGATTATTACAAGAAGTGTTATGATTTTCCAATTTATCCAATATCTAATGTTGATATGGCTTCTTCGGAATCTGCAAGTAATGACTTCATACTTCCTCCAAATGCAAAGAGGCCTCCCGGGAGGCCTAGGCTCAAGAGGTTCAAGTCTAGAGGAGAGTGTGAAAAGAAGCTCATTCGTTGTGGCCGATGTGGCAAAATGGGACAGCATAACAAGAAGACCTGCACTGAACCTATTTGA
- the LOC133709990 gene encoding snRNA-activating protein complex subunit-like, with the protein MGIEVVYEEEEKMSSQQNTSDPYYDPDVDVIGTEFTGCLLQFWTGWDLGGIGTRQGDYRHTVVIRDIRLLHPKDIQNMAAYQLLLFQLKLHVQKYKGCRMYSATKLTVNDNWIAENPCYFSDNCYFLINVI; encoded by the exons ATGGGAATCGAGGTTGTGTAcgaggaagaagagaaaatgaGTAGCCAACAAAACACCTCAGATCCTTATTACGATCCAGATGTTGATGTCATTGGCACAGAGTTTACAG GTtgcttgcttcaattttggactgGTTGGGATTTAGGCGGAATCGGAACGAGGCAG GGTGACTACAGACACACAGTTGTGATTAGAGACATAAGGTTGCTTCATCCAAAGGATATACAGAACATGGCAGCTTATCAATTACTCTTATTCCAATTGAAGCTACACGTACAGAAATATAAAGGGTGTCGGATGTATAGTGCAACAAAGTTGACTGTCAATGACAATTGGATTGCGGAGAATCCCTGCTACTTCTCCGATAATTGCTACTTCCTTATCAATGTAATCTGA